A region of Lycium barbarum isolate Lr01 chromosome 3, ASM1917538v2, whole genome shotgun sequence DNA encodes the following proteins:
- the LOC132630761 gene encoding uncharacterized protein LOC132630761 — protein MQKLSVQKREKLSSRPVILILLFYYLVMMVPARGSHVTNHVIEEDDDDTKRDETSLGVSRKRLEPLHSATEYRLVTASLELETELAAGYNKSTMWLWSQQHQQQNVAPFQLCLACKCCMSSAAEPSSNCTSMPCCFVIDCQLPNKPFGVCAFVPKTCNCTSCATPLL, from the exons ATGCAGAAATTGTCCGTTCAAAAACGTGAGAAACTATCATCAAGACCAGTaattctcatcctcctcttctaCTACTTGGTTATGATGGTTCCAGCTAGAG GCTCTCATGTGACTAATCATGTTATTGAGGAGGATGATGATGATACGAAGCGAGATGAGACATCATTGGGAGTCTCCAGGAAACGATTAGAGCCCCTGCACAGCGCTACCGAATACAGACTAGTAACAGCATCATTGGAATTGGAAACAGAATTAGCAGCTGGTTATAATAAGTCTACGATGTGGTTGTGGTCGCAGCAGCATCAGCAACAGAATGTGGCGCCTTTTCAATTGTGTCTGGCTTGCAAGTGTTGTATGTCGTCGGCGGCAGAGCCCAGTAGCAACTGCACAAGCATGCCTTGTTGCTTTGTTATCGATTGCCAACTCCCTAATAAGCCTTTTGGAGTTTGTGCTTTTGTACCCAAGACCTGCAACTGCACCTCTTGTGCTACTCCTCTCCTCTAA